DNA sequence from the Asticcacaulis sp. AND118 genome:
TCAGGTTCTTGATCTTGTCCCGCGCCAGAGCCTCGGTATCCACTTCCAGCAGCAGGTGCGAACCGCCCTGAAGGTCGAGGCCGAGATTCAGACCGTTTTTCGGCAGGAAGCCGTACTGGTCGAGAGTGGACTTCGGCAGGAGGTTCGGCAGGGAAAACCACACGCCCATCAGGGTGACGAGGGTCACCAGCGTGATTTTCCAGCGGGACAGTTGCATCATGATCGTTACGACCCTTGTGCTCCGAAAAAGAGTGTCGGAGGGGCTTAGTTATAAACACAAAAAGCCTGTCTGACGGATCAGACAGGCCCTTAGGGACTAAAGGCGCTCAGGCCGCCTTGTCGTTGGCCGGAGCCGGCTCGCCCTTGGCGCGGACTTCGGCGACCATCGACTTGACCACCGGCACGTTCACGCCCGAAGCGATTTCAACCATCACCTGGGTCTCCTCGACGCGAGTGATCTTGCCGATCATGCCGTTCGACAGGACGACCGTATCGTTGCGCTTCATGGCGTTGAGCTGGTTCTGATGCTCCTTGGCGCGCTTTTGCTGCGGGCGGATGATGAGGAAGTACATCAGGACGAAGATCGCCACGAAGGGCAGAAGCTGAATAAGAGCGGCAGTATCCAAGACCGGGGTCTCCGTTGAGGCCCGCCGGACGGCAGGCATGGAATGAGGTTGCGCCATACATAGGCACACAGATTAAAAGGTCAATGCGCTTTTTACGCCTTCCTTATACGTGCAAGGCTTTGCCGCGCAGCCGTATGGACCTTACGGTAGCACGAGGATCGGATCGAAGGGCTTGGCGATTTCCGAGGACGGCGTATAGCGGATCTCGAAGTGCAGTTGCGGACGGTCCACCGCGCCGGTCTTGCCCAGCGTGCCGATGGTCTGGCCCTGCTCGATCTTCTGGTTGGCCTTCACATTGACCTTACCGAGGTGCGAATAGCCGGTATAAAAGCCGTCGGCGTGCTTGATATAGACCGTGCTGCCCAGCTCCTTTACCTGATCGCCGACATAGACGACCGTGCCTTCATCGGCGGCCACGACATCCGCGCCTTCCGGCCCGCCGATATTGATGCCGTCATTGCGCACGTTCGGCGCCAGTTGGCCGTAACGGACCAGCACATTGCCCTTGTACGGCCAGACGAAACGGCCCTTACCCAGCTTGACAATGCCCGCCGTATCGGCCGGAAGCGCCTTGACGGTTTCGACCGGTTTTACCGGGGCCGGAGCCGGGGTCGCAGAGGGCGTCATCACCGTCGGCTTGGCGGCGGTGGGTGCGGCGACGACCGGCTTAGGCGCGGCGGGTTGGGTCGCGACCGGTTGAGTGACCGCGGGCTTGGGCGCATCGGCTTGCGCCACCACAGCCTTGACGCGCTCCGGCGCGGGACCGGCAGCATAGGTTTCGACGCCCTTGTCCTTCGCCGTTTCGGGCAGGAGGATCTTCTGGCCGATACGGGTGACCGAGGCCGAGGTCAGGCCGTTCATCTGATACAGGGTCTGAACGGAGACGCCGAAGCGGCGCGACACGCCGAACAGCGTATCCTTGGCCTGAAGCGTGTAAACGAATCCGGCCTTGCTGTCGCGCACCGGCAGGGTCGCCGCGGGGGTGGCCGCAGGCGTCGTCGGTTTTGTCGCCACCGTATTGGCGGGCGGCGGCGGGGGTGGAGGCGGCGGCAATTCGCTGGTGGTAATCGCCCCCTTCGAGCCGAGCGGCTGCACACCGGTGTGTTCTTCGGCCTGCGCAGGAGCGGTATCCATCGGGGCGGGCTGCGTCGCCGGGGTTGCCGGACGCTGCTCCATATAGATCGGGTATTTCGGAGTCTGCGGCGTCACCGTGCACGCCGTCAGGCCGACCGCGGTCAGCGCCGGCAGGACAAGGGCCGAAACAAGCTTGAAGGCGCGCATGGGTGTCTCCGTAGCGTCTGTTTTTCTCGTCTCTTTATGGCCGAACTATGGATAATGAAAGATTACCAGCGTCGGTAGCGATTGAGGATTTGCAAAGGAATCCACACCCGCGCCGCCCCTTCACACGAAATTTTGAAGCGGCTGCATCCGATCGGTGGCGCGGCGGACATCAATAGGCAAGGACGCTTCTCAGGGAAGCCTTTTAGGGGAGACGGTCATGAACGATTGGCTTGCCGCCGCCTTCGGCCTGATCATCGCTTTCGCCGACATACTCCATCTCCGGGCCCTCTCGCATATGACTATGGACTGACAGGAGACTGAACCATGGAAACGCTCTTCGCCCATTACTGGTGGCTGATCTTCCCCCTCTTCGGCATGGGAATGGGGCTCTACGGCATGTATATGGGCCACAAGGCGCGGCAGGACCGCATCGGCCTGATCCGCCACTATCTGGAACAGGGCAAGGAACCGCCCCCGGCCCTGTTCGAAGGCCTCAACGGCCCCGACGATACAGGTTGCAAGGGGCAAGGTGCGAACGGCAACCTGGTGTCCATGGTCTGCGTCTTTTCCGCCTTCGCCCTGGCTTTTGGCTATGTGGGCTGGAAGCAGGACAGCGAGGTCTATATCGCCCTGGGTCTGGGCTTCGCCCCGGCCGCCGTCATCTCGCTCATCATGCTGATCATCAAGCTGACGCGGAAAGGCTGAGCGTGAACCGGACCCGCAGCGAGCGGGCGCGCGACGGATCGGAAGCGGCCTTCGCGGCGCTGGTGGCCGAGCATCAGCAGGCGGTGCGGCAGTTCCTGCGCCGCCTCGCCACTACGCCGGCCGATGCCGACGATCTGGCGCAGGAGGCGTTTGTGACGGCGTGGGCGCGTCTCGACCGGCTGAAACCCGGCGTGTCGTTCCGCACCTTCGTCTGCGGCATCGCGTGGCGCAAGGCGCAGAACGACCGCCGGCGGGTGCGCCGCGCCGAAAATCGTGACGGCGCGTGGCTGTCGCTGCGGACGACCGAGGAAACGCCTTCGCACGAAACCCGCCTCAGCCTCGACAAGGCCATGGCCGCCCTGCCGCTCGATATGCGGGCGGTCATTTCGCTGTGCGTGGCCGAAGACTACAGCCACGCCGAAGCCGCGGAAATTCTGGGGCTTCCCCTCGGCACGGTAAAATCGCATATTCAGCGCGGACGCGCCCGCCTGTGCCAGCTTCTGGGAGTAGAGCCATGACCGATACATTGAAAGACATGTTCGCCCGCTCACCCATGCATTTGTCCGGGCCGGCGCGCGACCCGGCGTTTGAGCTGCGCGTGCTCGAAGCCGTGGAGCGCCGCCGCTTCCGCACCCAGATGACCGTCTATGCCGGTGTCGCCGGCGCCGTCACGGTGGGCGGTGTCTTCCTGACGCCGATCCTGTCGCCGCTGCTCGCCTTACCGGCCCTGCCCGTGTTTTTGTCGGTTATCGGCGTCCTGCCCGGCCTGTTCCTTGCCGGGCGGCAGCTAAGGGCCGCTCGCCGCTAAGGGGCATGCATTCACCTTGCCGATAGATTTTTTACGCGCGAACGTGTCACCCGTTAACGCTCTGCAGGCGTAAAGAAAAGACGGTTCGACATGGCGACGGAACATCCCGGCTCACCCGGTCCGGGGAGCCATATTTTCGGTGACAGCGCCATGGCGGCTCGTATCCGCGCGCACGATTGGTCCAATACGCCCCTGGGGCCTCTCGACCAGTGGCCGGCCCTGCTCAAATCGACCGTCAACACCCTTCTCGCGTCGAAATTTCCGCAGTGCCTGTTCTGGGGCGCGGACCTGCTGCATATCTATAATGACGGCTATCGCCGGCTTCTGGGCGGCAAGCCGGACGCGCTGGGCCGGCCCATGCGCGAAATATGGGCCGAGTCGTGGCACCTTCTTCAGCCTATGACGGAACGCATATTCCAGGGTGAATCGGTCTTCATCGAAGACTACCCCCTGCAGGTGCAGCGCGGCACGGACGGCATGGAGCAGGCCTATTTCACCTTCTGCTATTCGCCCGTCCATAATGAGGCGGGCGGCATCGACGGCCTGCTCGATATCGTCGTCGAGACCACCAGGAAGGTGATCGAGCACCGTAACCGCCAGACCAAGTTGACGGCGTTGGCCGAAGCCACGTCGGACGCCATCTACAGCATGAATGCCGACTGGTCCGAATTGCGCCAGCTAAGCAGTTCGCGCTTTCTCAATCCGACCACACAGGCCAATCCCGACTGGCTGATCGAATATGTCTATGCGGAGGACCGCGACGCCGTGTGGCGCGAGGTTCAGGCGGCCTTGCGCGACCAGCGGGTTTTCGAATTCAGCCACCGCGTCGTGCGGGCCGACGGGTCGCTGGGCTGGACACGGTCGCGCGCCGTGCCGCTTTTCGACGAGCACGGTCAGGTGCAGGAATGGTTCGGCGCGGCTCAGGACATCACCTCCGAAAAGGAAGCCGACGAAAACCAGCGTCAGAGCCAGAAGATCGAGGCCGTGGGCCAGTTGACCAGCGGCGTGGCCCACGATTTCAACAATCTGCTGATGGTCATAACGGGCGGCCTCAACCTTCTGCCGCGCGTGACGGATGACGCCCGACGGCAGAAAATTCTCGACAACATGCACGACGCGGCGGATCGGGGCGCTTCGCTGACGCGGCAGATGCTGTCCTTCTCACGCCGCCGCGAACTGCGCCCCTCGCCCACCGACATCGCCCGGACGATGGACGGCATGAGCGAACTGCTGGGCCGGGCGTTACGCGGCGACATACGCATCGAAAGCGATTTCCCGCCGGACCTGTGGCCCGTCCATGTCGATTCGTCCGAGTTCGAACTGGTGCTGATCAATCTGTGCGTCAATGCGCGCGACGCCATGCCGAACGGCGGCATCATCACCATAGAGGCGTGCAACAGTGGAGAGGACATGGTCGAGGTGTCGGTTTCCGATACGGGCACCGGCATGTCGGACGCGGTGCGCGCCCGTGTCTTCGAACCCTTCTTCACCACCAAGGACATCGGGGCCGGTTCAGGTCTCGGCCTCGCTCAGGCCTACGGTTTCGCCACCCAGTCGGGCGGTCATATCCATATCGAGTCGCAGCCGGACGTGGGCACCCGCGTGGCGATGCGCCTGCCCCGCTCCACCGAAACGCCTGCCCGCGCAACCCCCAAGGCCGCACCCCCAGGTGAGAATGCGGCGTCGCGCGGCACCGTTCTGGTGGTTGAGGACGACAAGAATGTCGCCACCTTCGTCTCTGAGATGCTGGAAACGCTAGGCTTCGACGCCCTTTGTGTCGAAAGCCCCGCCGCGGCGCTGGGGGCCCTGGCCAATGATCGACCGCTGACGCTGCTGTTTTCAGACATCATGATGCCGGGCGGACTCAACGGCGTCGATCTGGCGATGGAGGTGCGCAAACGGCGACCAGCCCTGCCGATCCTGCTGACGACAGGGTATCCGGAGGGGTTCCAGCCCCAGGCGGACGCCGCCCGCATCGCGCTGCTGCCCAAGCCCTACGACCTCAACACGCTGGATAAAAAGGTCAGGGACGTCATCGATAACGTACCGCGTTGGACTTTCAATCCAAAAGCGGACGCCGCCCTTTAGACGCAAGAGCTTACGCCGTAAAAGGCCGAAACGCCGCCTACGGGCGGTTCTTCGCCGCTAAACGCTCCAGAGCTTTTTTGGCGGCACATTCGGCCAATATCCAGCTTTCGCCAACGCCGGAGGCCACAGCCACCCCACCGGCCTTGGGCCATATCTTCCATTCGGTGCTCTTCGGGCCGCGCGGGTAAAACTTGATTTCAAAGTCTGAGGATTCGTTTTGCATCCGTGGTCCATACCAGTAATTTCGGCAGGTCACAAATACATCGGGGCAAAACAGATGCGTCAGATGCCTTGTGATAGAGGTCAGAGCACGCCGAAGATTTTGAAAGCCAGGCCGAAGTCATGGCTGGCGCTGGGGGGCACATCGATAACTAGTCCCGCAGGGCTCTGGCGGAAGGTCAACGGATCTCGGCTGCCGACCACCTCGACGCGCTTGACGCGGCCTTGTTCGCGTTTATTCAGCGACTTGATCGTTACCGATCCTGCGGGTCGACCCAGCGGGATAGCGTAGAGCGCCTTCGCCTTGGTCGTGAAGCGGATATCCTCGCTGGTGAAAGATTTCTGATCGCGTTCGCCGAACATGCCGGTTCCGACCTGTGTGGGGCCTTCACCGAATATCCGCCAGGGCCGCGTCCCATAGATCGCGTCGCCAAATCGAGACATCCAGCCGGCGATTTCTTCAACAATACGGCGCTCTTCGGAGTCGATCGAGCCATCGGCACGAAGCGGAACACTGAGCAGTAGGTTGCCGTTCTTGGAGATGATATCGCACAGGCGGTGGATGACATCGGCGGCCGGAAGGTATTTCTTTTCAGTGTAGAGGCGGCGGTTGTAGTGCCACTGCCCGATGCAGGTACAGGTTTGCCAGGGCCGCTCGTCGATTTCGGATTTTGAGCCACGCTCCACATCCACCACAACGCCCCCGTTGAACGGGCCATGCGGTTTGATGTTCACCACACCTTCGACCTTGCCTTTGTTCCATTGCGCCGAAGCGTTGTAGAAGTGGGCGGTTATATCGAGACCGACCTGCCCCAGCGGGAGATCGAAATTGTCGAAATAGACCATATCGGGTTTGTAGCTATCGATCAGATCCTTGCAGCGCAAAAACCACTGGCGGGTGAAGGCCGGATTGTTGAGGGGCGGCTTTTCGTCCCACACCCGATCGTTCAACTCATGCCAGGCATGGGCGGCGGTGATAGTGTCGAAGCCATTCGGCAAGGCCATAACCGGGTCGCCATAGAACGATTTAGGATCGAGCCCTTCCCACCACTTGCCCTTTCCATCGACGGCACTGAGTTTGTAAGCATCGTAGCGCTCGCCTTTGCGCGGACCTTCGGCATCATAACCATAGGCTGTCTGGAACCAGTGCCAGGCATGGGCGGAGTGATTGGAGACGCCAAAGCGCAGACCGCGCTTGCGAACGGCTTTTTCCCATATGCCGATGATATCTTTCTTGGGGCCGATACGTGTCGAATTCCAGTCGTGGAACCTTGACGCATACATGTCGAAGTTGTCGTGATGGTTGGCCATCGCCATGAAATACTTAGCGCCGGCCTTGGTATAGAGGTCCAGGAGATCGTCGGGATTCCAGTTTTCGGCCGTCCATTTCGGCAGAAGGTCGATAAAGCCCGTATCGGCGGGATGACCATAGGTCTTGACGAAGTGAGTGTAGGCACCGCTGCCCTGCATATACATGTTGCGGGCGTACCAATCCCCGGCTTCCGGCACGCACTGTGGTCCCCAGTGCGCCCAGATGCCGAACTTGGCGTCGCGAAACCAGTCAGGCGCCTGATAGTTGTCCTGAAGCGATTTCCAGTCGGGCTTGAACGTCCCTTCCGAAATCTTGTCAAAACCAGGTTGGGCGAGGTCTGCGGCTTCGGCTGGCAAACGGGAGGCGACACCGAGCACTGTGGCACTTGCGAACAACTCGCGCTTGGTAATCGACATCGACTCCTCCTGGGTTTCAGTCATCTTCAAGTTAACACTCAAAGGCGTATTTTTATTTGTCTGACAATATCGTATTTGATTTTTTGGTCAATATATGAAGTGTCCGCGCTGCAAAAAAATCCCACATATTCCGGAAAAAGGCGCTTTTATGATTGTGAACGAAGAGTTTGTATCCGGTGCTTTTGCTTTTTGGCAGAACGGATTGCGGCGTCTGAAAGTGACATTTTTGGGGGCCTCGCTTTCTGAGGTACGTCGCGAGCCCCCAAATACCGCCAAATCACCCGGATGCGGGCGGAATTGGTCGAACATCGGCGGACCTCAATGAAGCCCTAAACTATCAATTTTTAATGATTTTTTCAACGCGGCGCTCGCCGCAAAAAGGCGATATGGTGCCTGGAGCCGGAATCGAACCAGCGACACGCGGATTTTCAATCCGCTGCTCTACCAACTGAGCTATCCAGGCACTCATTACATCGGAACGACCTTGGTGCGCCGCGCCGGGAGGCCGCTCTAATAAGCGAGGGTTTCCGGCTTGGCAAGCGCGCAAAGCCAGAAATTCGCAAAAAACCCGCTCAAACCGCGTCTTCGTCGTCAAAAGGTGAGGATAAGTCAGAACCCGGTCTATCCTCGCCCTCTTCAACGGCTTCGGCGGCCAGCGCGCCGGTCCCGCCGATGACATATTCGCCTTTCAGCCAGTGCATCAGGTCGGCGTCCGCGCAGCGCTTTGAGCAAAAGGGGGAATAGTCCTTCGCCGCATTGGGAAGGGTCTGATCGGCGACCTGATAGGTCTGGCGGCAATAGGCGCATTTACGTTCGGTCATGCCGGTCATATAGGCAAGTTAGCGGACCGGAACAACCTCGGTGACGGAGGCCGTCTCAACGCTCAGACGCGGCGTCAGGGGATCGAGACTGTCCTTCAGGCACTGACGCACCAGATCGGCTACCGGCCCCGGCGCGCGCAGTTTCAGTCGCCCGCCCGCATCGGAGCGCGCCTCGGCCACGGCCCGCCACAGAAGCCGCCTTGCGGCCTTCAGCGGCGTGTCTTCACCGTGCGGTCGTGCGCCCCAGGGGCGGCTGAATTCGAGGATCCCGAAGCGCGTGATGGGTCCGCAGGCTATGGCAGGACTTTCGGCGAGAAAGGCGTCGCGCACCAGCCCGGTCAGTTTCTCGCCATTGTGCTTGTTGCCGATCAGATCGACCACCACCAGCCCGGCCAGATTGGACAGGCGCACGCGGCGGGCCACCTCCGCAACCGCCACCTCATTGAGGCGCTTGGCGGCCTGACGCGGCGTGTGGATCATCCCCTCGCCCGCCCCGCCCATATCGATGTCGCAAGCGATCAGGGCGCGCGTCGGCTCAATCGACAGATAACCGCCGCCGGGCAGATCGAAGCTGGGATGGATGGCCTGCGCTTCCGCGATGTCGAGCGCGTCGGGATCTTCGGCGGCTTCGAATACGGCCTGCGGATCGATCAGGCGGCGGGCCTGCGACTTGAGGCGTTCGATCAGCGGCAGAGGCCCGGACAGACGACGCAGCGGGCCGTCGGCCATCCCGATCAGGCGCGCGCGCGGCAGCTTGTCCGCGCGGGCCTCCGCGGCGATTTCGATCTCCAGCGCTGCGCCTTCGTTGATGGCGTCCGGATCGCTGAGGTCGGTCATGGCCTCCTGACCGTCAGCCAGTTTGAGGAAGCCGATGCGCCCGGACTTGGCGCTCAGTCGCGCTACGGAGCGCGTGCCCCACAGGGTCAGGGACGGATCAAGCGCATAGCCTTCGGCATAGAGCAGCGGCTGGCCGTCGCGCGCCACGCAGGCGCGGACCAGACCGAAGCGCTGTTCGCTGTAGAGCCTCAACCGATATAGCCCGCGCCACGCAGCAACTGCGCCGTCTCATAGGTCGGCAAACCGACAACCGAGGGAAAGGAGCCGTTCAGATGGATGACGAAGGCCCCGGCCCGGCCCTGAATGCCGTAGCCGCCGGCCTTGCCCAGCCCTTCGCCTGAAGCGATATAAGCGTCGATCTCTTCGGCACTGAGGCGTTTGAATTGCAGGCGGGTTTCGACCACGCGCGACGACAGGCCCCTGGGCGAATACAGCGCGACGCCCGTATAGACGCGGTGGCTACGCCCGGACATCAGTTC
Encoded proteins:
- a CDS encoding alpha-L-fucosidase, whose translation is MSITKRELFASATVLGVASRLPAEAADLAQPGFDKISEGTFKPDWKSLQDNYQAPDWFRDAKFGIWAHWGPQCVPEAGDWYARNMYMQGSGAYTHFVKTYGHPADTGFIDLLPKWTAENWNPDDLLDLYTKAGAKYFMAMANHHDNFDMYASRFHDWNSTRIGPKKDIIGIWEKAVRKRGLRFGVSNHSAHAWHWFQTAYGYDAEGPRKGERYDAYKLSAVDGKGKWWEGLDPKSFYGDPVMALPNGFDTITAAHAWHELNDRVWDEKPPLNNPAFTRQWFLRCKDLIDSYKPDMVYFDNFDLPLGQVGLDITAHFYNASAQWNKGKVEGVVNIKPHGPFNGGVVVDVERGSKSEIDERPWQTCTCIGQWHYNRRLYTEKKYLPAADVIHRLCDIISKNGNLLLSVPLRADGSIDSEERRIVEEIAGWMSRFGDAIYGTRPWRIFGEGPTQVGTGMFGERDQKSFTSEDIRFTTKAKALYAIPLGRPAGSVTIKSLNKREQGRVKRVEVVGSRDPLTFRQSPAGLVIDVPPSASHDFGLAFKIFGVL
- a CDS encoding M23 family metallopeptidase, which translates into the protein MRAFKLVSALVLPALTAVGLTACTVTPQTPKYPIYMEQRPATPATQPAPMDTAPAQAEEHTGVQPLGSKGAITTSELPPPPPPPPPANTVATKPTTPAATPAATLPVRDSKAGFVYTLQAKDTLFGVSRRFGVSVQTLYQMNGLTSASVTRIGQKILLPETAKDKGVETYAAGPAPERVKAVVAQADAPKPAVTQPVATQPAAPKPVVAAPTAAKPTVMTPSATPAPAPVKPVETVKALPADTAGIVKLGKGRFVWPYKGNVLVRYGQLAPNVRNDGINIGGPEGADVVAADEGTVVYVGDQVKELGSTVYIKHADGFYTGYSHLGKVNVKANQKIEQGQTIGTLGKTGAVDRPQLHFEIRYTPSSEIAKPFDPILVLP
- a CDS encoding RNA polymerase sigma factor, with amino-acid sequence MNRTRSERARDGSEAAFAALVAEHQQAVRQFLRRLATTPADADDLAQEAFVTAWARLDRLKPGVSFRTFVCGIAWRKAQNDRRRVRRAENRDGAWLSLRTTEETPSHETRLSLDKAMAALPLDMRAVISLCVAEDYSHAEAAEILGLPLGTVKSHIQRGRARLCQLLGVEP
- a CDS encoding nucleoside triphosphate pyrophosphatase, yielding MTAPLILASASPRRVDLLAQIGLKPDRILPSDIDETPFKAETPRELAGRLSRAKAEAVAALVDAPAYILAADTVVGVGRRILPKAETDAEVRACLELMSGRSHRVYTGVALYSPRGLSSRVVETRLQFKRLSAEEIDAYIASGEGLGKAGGYGIQGRAGAFVIHLNGSFPSVVGLPTYETAQLLRGAGYIG
- the yajC gene encoding preprotein translocase subunit YajC, whose translation is MPAVRRASTETPVLDTAALIQLLPFVAIFVLMYFLIIRPQQKRAKEHQNQLNAMKRNDTVVLSNGMIGKITRVEETQVMVEIASGVNVPVVKSMVAEVRAKGEPAPANDKAA
- a CDS encoding PAS domain-containing sensor histidine kinase, which produces MATEHPGSPGPGSHIFGDSAMAARIRAHDWSNTPLGPLDQWPALLKSTVNTLLASKFPQCLFWGADLLHIYNDGYRRLLGGKPDALGRPMREIWAESWHLLQPMTERIFQGESVFIEDYPLQVQRGTDGMEQAYFTFCYSPVHNEAGGIDGLLDIVVETTRKVIEHRNRQTKLTALAEATSDAIYSMNADWSELRQLSSSRFLNPTTQANPDWLIEYVYAEDRDAVWREVQAALRDQRVFEFSHRVVRADGSLGWTRSRAVPLFDEHGQVQEWFGAAQDITSEKEADENQRQSQKIEAVGQLTSGVAHDFNNLLMVITGGLNLLPRVTDDARRQKILDNMHDAADRGASLTRQMLSFSRRRELRPSPTDIARTMDGMSELLGRALRGDIRIESDFPPDLWPVHVDSSEFELVLINLCVNARDAMPNGGIITIEACNSGEDMVEVSVSDTGTGMSDAVRARVFEPFFTTKDIGAGSGLGLAQAYGFATQSGGHIHIESQPDVGTRVAMRLPRSTETPARATPKAAPPGENAASRGTVLVVEDDKNVATFVSEMLETLGFDALCVESPAAALGALANDRPLTLLFSDIMMPGGLNGVDLAMEVRKRRPALPILLTTGYPEGFQPQADAARIALLPKPYDLNTLDKKVRDVIDNVPRWTFNPKADAAL
- a CDS encoding DNA gyrase inhibitor YacG; translation: MTERKCAYCRQTYQVADQTLPNAAKDYSPFCSKRCADADLMHWLKGEYVIGGTGALAAEAVEEGEDRPGSDLSSPFDDEDAV
- a CDS encoding ribonuclease E/G translates to MRLYSEQRFGLVRACVARDGQPLLYAEGYALDPSLTLWGTRSVARLSAKSGRIGFLKLADGQEAMTDLSDPDAINEGAALEIEIAAEARADKLPRARLIGMADGPLRRLSGPLPLIERLKSQARRLIDPQAVFEAAEDPDALDIAEAQAIHPSFDLPGGGYLSIEPTRALIACDIDMGGAGEGMIHTPRQAAKRLNEVAVAEVARRVRLSNLAGLVVVDLIGNKHNGEKLTGLVRDAFLAESPAIACGPITRFGILEFSRPWGARPHGEDTPLKAARRLLWRAVAEARSDAGGRLKLRAPGPVADLVRQCLKDSLDPLTPRLSVETASVTEVVPVR